Genomic DNA from Haloplanus sp. HW8-1:
CGACTGACGGCGGCACCGCCGCGACCGGTCACGCGCGGTTCTTTCGGTGCTCCCGCCAGACGGCCACCAGTTCGTACAGGAAGACGGCGGCGACCAGCGCGAGCGATCCCCAGACGAGGGCCGCGAAGCCGAGCGACGAGAGGGTCACGATCGCTCACCACCCGAGCCGTCGGTCGCGGGTTCGTCGTCGAGCCGACGGATCTCCCGGTCGAGGCCGTCGAGGTCGAACCGTTCGTCGCCGACGCGGGCCGCCCCGGCCGTCAGGACGGTCGAGACACCGGCCGCGCCGAGAAACGAGAGGAAGTAAGAGGCCGCGGGGAGCGCCGAGAGTGGGAGGACGCCGCGGGCGGGTGGGAAGAAGGCGAGGCCGACGAGGAGGCCGAGGGCGCTCGCCGTGAGGGCGCCCGCGGAGGTCGCTCGCGACGAGAACAGGCCGTGGAGGAGTGGGACGAAGGTCGCGGCGGCGAGCAGATCCGCGAGGAGAAAGAGCGTGAGTACCGAGTATCCCTGCGCGCCGACGACCGTCGCGGCCGCGGCGACGACGATGGTCACGCCGCGGGCCGTCGCAGTGAGTCGATCCCCGGACACGTCGAGGAGTCGCGGCAGGTCGGCGGTGACGACGCTGGCGATGGCGTTGAACAGCGTGTCGGCGCTGGAGACCACCAGCAGGACGGCGAGGACGGCGACGGCGACGACGGCGGCGTCGGGGAGGACCTCGGTCACCACGAGGAAAAAGGAGATGCTGGCGTCGGCGGGCGTCTCCACGAGGCCGAGGCCGACGGCGACGGGGCCGAAGACGCCGGCGAGAAAGACCATTGGCACGACGGCGACGGCGGCGACGAGAAAGGAGCGCCGGAGCGTCTGGTCCCCGTCCGCGGCGTAGACCCGTTGCCACCACGCCTGGTTCAGCATCTCGGCGCCGACGACGGCGACGACGACGTAGGCGCCGAACTCCAGTCCGGTCGCCGAGCCGACCGTCAGGAGTTCCGGCGAGGAGTCGACGATGGCGGCGTGGGCGGCGTCGGTCCCGCCGAGCGCCACGATCGTCACGACGACGCTCACCATCAGGAGCGGGAGGATGAGAACCGTCTGGACGGTGTCGGTGACGATGCTCGCACGGAGGCCGCCGTACCCGGTGTACGCGAGAACGGTGACGCCGACGACCGTCGCCGTCTGCCATCCGGGAACGCCCGCGATCAGGGAGAGCGCGCTCGCGATGCCGGTGAACTCCGCGGCGAGGAAGACGAACATGTAGGCCACGCTCACGACGAGTACGTACGCGTACATGGTCGACCCGTACCGGGCGTATGCGTACTCGGTGAGGCTGTGGCCCCGCGGAAGGAGTTCCCGGATGCGAGGGCCGACGACGGCGAAGGCGGCGAGGGCGAGCGCCGAGCCGGCGGCGTAGCCGGCGACGGCGGTGATCCCGCCGAAGGCGGCACCGGCCTCCGCGGGGCTGAACAGGATCCACGCGCCCATGCTCGACGCCACGAGGGTCGCCGTCAGCGTCCCACCGCCGGTGGAGTTCCGGGCGGTGATGTAATCCTCGATCGTCCCGATGCGGCCACGGGCGTACCACGCGCCAAAGGTCGCGAAGGCCAGTAGCACGACCGTCAACAGGCCGAGCAGCGCTTTCGCGCTCACCACGGTGACGTCCCTCCTGTCGGATCGGATCGCGTCATGTGCAACGCTGGGGGGAGCGACGGAATAAAACCTTGTGATATAACTGGGTAATCGCCGCTAGAGGTAGCTGGCGTCCCACCGGGTCGGCTTGCGGCGGTTCTCGCAGTCGTTACAGACCACGCGGCCCATGGTGTCCATGGAGACGGCGAAGCTATCGCAGTTGCCACAGAGGTAGCCGTACCGTTCCGAGCGGTCCCGATCGAGGTACACCGAGTAGAACGGCCCGTCCGAGCCGCGAACGCTCTCGTCGAGGGCGATGTACACCTGTCGGTCGTCGGGGAGCGTCGCGGCCTCGGTGAGCACCTGTCGGCCGCCGCTTTTCGGGAACTTGGAGTAGAGCTTCTCGACGAAGGGTTCGCCGCCGATCTCGACGGTTCGCTCGCCGATGGCCTCGAAGTCCACGTTCTCGTAGAAGTCGGTGCCCGCCTCGTTGGCCGCCAACACGCGCCCCTCGATGCGGGTGACGCCGTGATCGAGGAGGCGCTGTTCGATGGCCTCCAGTAGCCGGTCGCCGAGGCCGATCCCCCGATTGTCGGGTTCGACGTGGAGCCAGTCGATCTCCCCGACGGTCTCGCGCCGCTCGACGACGTAACTCTGGGCAAACCCGACGAGTCGGCCGTCGTCGACCGCGACGAGGAACTCCGTCCCCGTATCGTCGAGCTCGTCGACGAGCGTCTCCTCGTCGTACCACCGTTCGACGGCCTGTGCGATGATGTCGTCTTCCAGTGCGTGTCCGTACGACGCGGCGAGGGAGTGGTGAGCGACCGTTCTGATGCCCTCGATGTCCTCGGCCCGTGCCTCGCGAATGTCCATGCACGAGATGTGTGCGGGGCCACTCCTTAAAGTGTCGCGCCGGCGTCGCGGTCGCGGCTCCGGCCGTGCCGACGACCGGCCACCCGTCCTCCGGCAGGTGTCCCCGAAGCGTGGGGGCTTTTACCCCCGTGGATCGACGTGTTCCGCATGGAGCGGACGCGACGTCGCGTGGGGACGGGTTGGGGATCATCCGACGGGGGGCGACGGTGAACGTCGCCGTCCGGGGCGGTGACGACGCTATCGCCGCGGCCGTCGGCGTCTCGGGCGCCTCGCTCGTCGCCGAGGACGGGGAGCGGCCGGTGGACGTCGTCGTCGCTGTCGGTGACAACGCCATCAGATCGGTCGTCGCCGACCCGCCCGACGCTCCCGTCCTCCACGTGACCGCCGACGGCGGTCGGCACCACGTCGCGCGGGACGAACTGGACGGGGCGCTCGCCACCATCGCCACGGGCGACGGCACCCGAGAGACCCACCCCGTCGTCGGCGTTCGCCGCGAGGGAACCCTCCTCGCCCGTGCGGTCCGCGACGTGGCGCTCGTGACTGCCGCCCCCGCGAGCATCTCGGAGTACGCCATCGCGGCCGGCGGTACCGATCTGAGTTCGGTTCGGGCCGACGGCGTGGCCGTCGCGACGCCGTTCGGGAGCGACGGCTACGCCGCCGCGGCGGGCGGTGCCGTCCTCGAAGCCGGAACCGGCGTCGCCGTCGTACCGATCGCTCCCTTCTCGACCGCGCCCGCCCGACGCGTCGTCGATCCGAACGCTGGACTGGAACTCTCCGTGAAACGCGAGGGCGCGGTGGCGCTCTTGGTCGACGGTGTCCGCCGCGACACCGTCGACGCCGGAGCCAACCTCCGGGTCGACCGCGTCGGGTCGCTGGACGTGGTGACTCCCGGCATCGGATAGGAACGGAAAACTTCTAATGAGTCAGCGTTTCAGTTCGAAGCATGCAACCGCTACAGTTCGTCGTCCCGGTCGGCGCCCTCGACGCGCTCGAACCGTACATCGCGCACGTGGTGCTGGCGCTGGTGGTGGTGAACATGCTCACGCGGATTCGAGCACACTCCGTCCACGCCGAACAGGTCGAGGACGGCGCCGATGAACTGAGTCGGTATCTCCCGCACTCGCTGTCGACGGTCGCGCTCGTGGTGTTCTCGTTCGTGTTCCTGCTCATCGAACCTCACGGGGGGATGGTCATGTCGGTCATCGCCGTCGGTCTGTTCCTGACCGACTTCTTCGAGTTCGAATCCCGGCAGGTCGAGGCCCGGAACGACATGACGTTCGAACGCCCCAAAGGCGCCGTCGCGGCGTCGCTGCTCGCATTGCTGTACGCGGGCTACCAGAGCCTGTTCGTCTTCATCCAGCCCATCTGGAACGTCATCGTCTAGGCGTTAGTTCTTCTTTCTCCGTCGGGACCGACGCCACCCGCGTCGCCGTCCACAGTCCGTCTGCCGCGGGCACCACGAACGTCCGGTCGTCAGGCGTTCCGTCGATCCTCGACGGCGTCCCGTGCCCGTCTGGCGGCCGGGAGGAGGACCCAGAACGCCAGCGGGCCGAGGAGTGCGAACCAGAAGAGTACGTCCATCAGCCCGATCGCCAGCAGGTTGAACAGGTCCGTGCTCGCCGGATTCGGCGACACCGGACTCACGAGTTGTCGGGTGCTCTCGAAGCTCGGCGTGCGGTACCACCCCGCGAGTACGAGCCAGCCGAGGCCGGCCCCGGTGAAGATGCCGAGGCCTTTGATGAATTCGTCAGCCATTATCGGAGGATTCGTCGGCGTCCTCTTGAGGGTTTCCCATTCCGCGGGCACGAAAGCGCGTCCCGAGGACGTACACGCCGCCACCGAACGCGATCGCGGCGAGACCGGCGACCGCGAGGACTGCGCTCAACAGCGTGGACGGTGGGTCGATCCCGACGACGCCGAGCACGCCGATCACGAGCCGCCGCAGGAGGCTGAGCCTGATAGTCGCGGCGTCAAGCAACACGAATCCCACGACGACACCGACGATGGCGATCAGCGTCGAGAAGACGGTGACGGTCTTGTAGAGACGCATGGGGACGACGACGTCTCGGCGGCCGTCCGCGTCCGTGCCGCTGACGGTCTCGGTGCCGTTTTCGTTGTGCGGGCGCTCGGCGGAGCCGTGGGTCCCGTCGTCGTCCGAAGGAGCGGTCATCGACCGTCGGGTTACTTCGGCGGTCGAAGCCGGTAGTACCGACGGTTGAGGTCGTACATATACCCTTCACGCATCGTCTTCAGGACGGCGTAGGTGACCGTCGCCGCGACGACCGGAAGGAGGAACGTCAGGTCGAACAGCAGGTGGACGTCCATCGGCATCAGGTTCTTGACCGCGAGCAGGCTGATCGTCAGCGCGAAGACGACGCCGCCGACGCCGACGGCCGACCAGAACGGCTGCTCGACCGGACGCCGGGCCGACCCCTTGTTCAGGAAGGGGACGATGGCGATGACGCCCACGACGACGACGTTCGCCAGTACGCCGTACGTGCGGTCCGCGGTGATCTTCTGTCCGCCCAAGATGGCGAGATCGGGGTTCAGCGGACCGAGCTTCAGCAGGCCGAAAGACCAGTAGAGATACCAGTCCGGCAGGATGATCGCCGGCGTCGAACTCGGATTCGCGGGCGAACCGATGTGTGGTGGCATCGTCGCCGAGAGGAAGAATATCATCCCGGTGAAAAATGCCACGATGGAGAGGTTCCGCACCGTCTCGTGGGGCCACGTCGGGAAGGCGAGTACGTCGCGTTCGACGTAGTCGGATTCGGTGCGCAGGTCCTGGTCCTCGCGGCGGGCGCGCTCGAAGTACTCGTAGGTGAGCCGCGAGAGGCCCGTGGTTCGTTCCTTGCGCTCGCGCCAGGTCGGCGTCTCGTCGTCCGGGGCGACGATGCCCGGACCGCCGCCGTCGGTGCGAGCCGCCTCGCTTTCGTCCGTGTTGGTGTCGTTCTCGCTCATGGTTAGTGGGGTTCCGCGATGCCCTGCACCCAGACGATGCCGATGTGGATGGCGATCAGTGCCGTCACGACGAAGGGGAGGAAGAACACGTGGAGGATGTACATCCGCTGGAGTGTCGCCTGACTGAGGGTGAAGCCGCCGAACAGGAGTTGGGCGATCCACTCACCGGCCAACGGGATCGAGAGCGACATCTCGACGCCGATCTGTCCGGCCCAGAAGGCCAGCTGGTCCCAGGGGAGCAGGTAGCCCGTGTACCCGAACACCATCGTCAGGCTGATCAAGACGATGCCCAGCAGCCAGTTGAGTTCGCGTGGCTCCTTGTACGCGCCCGTGAAGTAGACACGGAGCATGTGGAGGAACACGGCCGCGACCATCACCTGTGCGGACCACCGGTGGATGGAGCGCAGCATGAACCCGAACTGGAGGTCGGTCATGATGAACGTGATCGAGTTGTACGCGGTACTGGGGTCACCGGTCTGTGCCGGGGCGTAGTAGAACCCGAGCAGGGCGCCGCTGACCGCCGCAACGACGTACGCCAACGTCGAGAACGACCCCAGCGCGTACAGCGGGTACCAGTACCAGAACTTGTTGTCCAGATCGTACTGTTCCGTGTGGCTTTTCGGCATCTGGAGGTTGACCTTGTAGTACAGGTCCTCCAGCAGCTCCAGGTAGTCGACGATTCGGAGCCGCTTGTCCATCCAGATGAGCGCCGTCAGGAAGGTGGCCTCTACGGGCGTCAGATCCTTCCGTTTCATCCACCCCTTGTGATCCATCTCGTCTTTCTTTTCCAGACTCATGCTTATCGCTTGTAGTACGGGTACACTGCGCGTTTGACGGTGTCCCACGCTCCGTCGCCGATCGTCTCTCCGTCGACGTCCTCTTCACGGATGTACAGGTCCTCCCACTTGCGACGCCGTTTCTTGACGATGACGACGTCGGGGAGGAACTCCTTGCGGTACAGCGCGAGGACGAACGCCAGATCGACGAAGATGACGGCCAGGATCGCCCCCAGGAACATGTTACCCGTCTCGGTCAGGCCCCACCCGCTCACGAGGCCGTAGGCGAACATGAACACGAACGCCACCTCGATGACCGTCAGGAGGACGATGGCGATGGCCGCTGCCGTGCTCTCGCGTGCCGGTTCGTATCGGTGAATATCGCCGTAGGTGCTGCCACTGGATGACATCTACTCTCCCCTCCCGGTGCCGGTGTTCGGTGACTCGCCGTACTTCAGGACGTAGAAGGTAAACACGAGCGAGACGATGATCCCGAGTATCGTCGCGCCGCCCACCCAGTGTGCCTGAATCGGCACGCCGAGCGTGTGGAGGTCGACTTCGCCGCCACCACCGCCGCCACCGCCACCGCCGCCGGAGTCCGGCAGGGACCCGACGACGACGACACCCTTCATGCCGAGCGCGCGGTGGGGCTGGCAGAAGTACTTGATCGTCCCCTCGGAGTCGAGGGTCTGTTCGAACGTGAAGCCGGCTTCGGCGGTGAGGTCGCTCTCGAACTCACCGCCCTCCTCGGCGACGACGTTGTGTTGCCCGCCCTCGCCGTTCCACTCCCAGACGACGGTCGTCCCCGGATCGATCTGGACGGCCGGGGGGCCGAAGGCGAAGTTCCCGCCGTTGCCCTGGGCGCCGACCGTGATCGTCACCTCGTCCTGTCCGGTCTTGTCGGCGACCTCACTATAGTTACCCACGTCGCTCATCCACCCGCCGAACGACGCCTGTGCCGTTGCTGGCGTCGCCGTGGCGGCGGCCGTTCCGACGGCGGCGGACCCACCGGCCACTCTCAGGAAGTCCCGCCTCTTCATACGGTCGAATCTCAGGATGGAATCCGCTTAAACCCACCGACTCCCCACCGGCCGAATCAGCCGGAGTCGGCGCCCGAGTCGTCCGCCTCCGGCGCCGCCGCCCCGGTCCGTGACCCCTCCTCCAGCGGCGGGAGGAAGTCCGGCCGGTCGCCGTCCTCGACGCCCACCGCCCGCAGGCGGTCGCGGAACTCCTCGGCCCGGAACCGGTCCGAGAGCCGGGCGTTCGCGACGATCGCGAAGAGGAAAACTCCGAGGCCGACGAACAGCAACCCCACCACTGGCGGGACGAGGTTGACGTAGCCACCCGGCGTCGGTACCATGTCCGTGAACAGCCAGACGCCGATCAGTCCCAGTCCCGCCAGCAACTGTGCGAACGCCATCACCTGCAGGAGGTTGTTCCCGAGCTGTCCCGTCCCCTCGGGGACTTCGCTCGGTGCGGGGAGGGAAACGTCCTCCGGCGCGTCGGGCACGTCGTAGGAGTCCATCGAACACAGCGCCACGGTCGGTTTCACGTCACGGACGACCGTCCCGCGCCCCTCGACGCTCCCGTCCGGACCGACGATGGCGTACCCCTCGTCGGAGTAGGCCACCAGTTTTTCCTCGCCCTCGTCCTCGAAGCGTTCGAGCACGGCGAACACCTCGCGGGTGGCGATCCGGCTCTTGAGATCGGCCTCAACCCGATCGAGCAGTTCCGTGCCGACGACCCACGTCTCGGGATCGAACGCCGCCTCCCACTCCTCGGCGCTCATCTCCGCCATGTCGCTCGGGCCGAAGTTATCGAAGTCGTACTTCTCGTCGACCTCGCGGCGGAGGGCCTCGACGTCGTCGGTGTCGTCGGCGCCGGTCCCCTCGTCCGGGGGCGTGGCCGGTGCCTCGTCGGTCCCGTCGGTCGACGACGGTGACGGATCAGCCATCGCTCGGGATTGGATCCAGAGCGACATACGCTTTCCGACCGCGGGACCGAGCCGGACCCGTTTTAACGACGCCATCCCAACGGTCGGCGATGGTACGCGACGCGACGGTGGCGACCCTCGCCGGCCTCGCGGTAACCGCGAGTCTCCCCTTTTACCTCTACGGGGCCTGGATCGTACTGGACAACGACACGGTGACGTGGAACGTGTTGACGAGACACTTGAAGTACATCCTCGTCGGCCTGACGTTGACGACGGTGCCCGTCGTGGGGTGGATGGTCCCTCGGCTCGCCGATCAGTTCGGTGGCCTCGCGGCTCTCCACGCGGTTCTCGGCCTCCAGGCCTACGCGATGCTCGTGTTCGCGCTGACGGGGATCGTCCGTATCTTCCAGGCCAAATACGAGGCAGACCTCTATCGCGACCCGGATCCCGACGTCGATCTGAACGACTTACACGAGAACATGAGTGCGTGGCGTGGCCGCCTGCGGATCGGCGTCTTCGGCTACGTGCTCTTCTGGCTCGGGGCCTATCTCGTCGGAGTCGTCCGGTACGTACAGCTTCACCTCGGCTAGCCCCACGTTTCGCCGCTCGCGAGGTCGACGTCCGAATCCAGTTTCGACGACGGACAGATCTCCTCGAGGACACACGCCTCGCAGTCCGGATTTCGGGCATCACAGACCCCCCGACCGTGGCTGATGAGCAGGTGTGTGAGCTGTTGCCAGTCATCCTCGGGCACGACGTCCATCAGGTCCGTCTCGATCCGTTCGGGCGACTCCTCGGTCGTGAGTCCGAGGCGTCGGGCGAGTCGCTGGACGTGCGTGTCGACGACGATCCCCTCCACGACGTCGTGGCCGTGCTGGAGGACGACGTTCGCCGTCTTGCGTCCCACTCCAGATAGGTCGGTGAGGGCGTCCATCGTGTCCGGCACCTCGCCGTCGTGTTCCGCGACGAGGCGCTCGCCCATCGACTGCAGGTAGCCGGCCTTGTTGTTGTGGAAGGTGATGCCGTAGATGTCGTCGGCGAGTTCGTCCACGTCGGCCGCGGCGTAGTCCGCGGCGGACGTGTACTTCTCGAACAGGTCCTCGGTGACCTCGTTGACCCGTTCGTCGGTACACTGCGCCGAGAGGACGACCGCGACGAGGAGTTCCAGCCGGTTCGAATAGGTCAGCGAGATGGTCGCGTCGGGATACTCGTCGTACAGCCGATCCAGTACCTCGGCGACCTGCGCCTCGCGGGACTCCAGTGGCGTGCCCATGGCTCGCGGTCGGCACCGGGTCCCGTTGAGTCTATCGGCTCGTCGGGGCCTTCTCACGTCCGATACCGTGGCCGCACATTATTTACAGGGGTGGTCCCTTGTCGCGCTCATGGACTGGACGCGTCGGGCACTGCTGGCTGGGACGGCCCTCGGATTCTCCGGCTGTCTGTCGGCCGGTCGCTCGAACGTGACCTACCCCGAGACGGCGACCGAGACGGCCGTCGACGAACCGCTCGTCGACGCCGAGACGGCCACCCCGGACGACGAGGAGCGAAAGCCACAGCGGACGGAGACGACGGTTCCGAACCCGCAGTTGGCGACCGAAGTCGAGCAGGTGTACGGGGAGATCGAGTGGTTCGCGACCGACTACGACGCGTCGATCGAGACCTACCGACGAACCCTCGGCCACGCGATGGCGACCGTCCAGCGCGTTCGAGACGCCGCCGAGTTCGACGCCAGCAGCCTCGAACTCGTCCGCCGAGCGACCGATCGAGCCATCGCGACGGCCCAAGTCGAACTCGGCGGTCACTTCGGGATTCCCGGACAGATGCGCGACGAGATCGACGCCCACGTCGAGACGATCCGCCGGTTCGGCTCCCGGGGTGACCTCGACCGAATCGACGTGGAACTCGAACGACTCTACGACTACCTCGAGGGCATCCGGAGCGACCTGTTCGTCCGGCGGGTCCTGTCGGACCGCCAGATCGACGCCCGGTTGTATCGCCACCTCCACGACGATACGCCCGACTCGACGGACGACGGGGACGACGAGGACGACGAGGCTCTCCCGGGTCTGTTCGAGATCTACCACTCGGCGGAGTACGCGGGCTACGCCTACGGCGGCCCGCGGTACATCGAGCGAGAGCCGTTCGGCGACGACGCCGGGAACGACGAGAACGAGGGACTGGAGTTGTTGGCTCGCCAGCGGACCCACTTCGACGCTGTGAGCGAACCCGCGGGACGGACCGGGTTCGCGTATCTGGTAAGTTACGCGATTCCGCCCGCCGAAAGTCAGCCGACCGACTTCGATCCGCTCGATTACGACCACACGTCGCTGTTCGTCCAGCGGTACGACGACGTGACGGCGGCGGGCGACGCGGTCGGGACCCTGTTCGACACCGGGGTCGGCAGGGAGGGGGTCTACTCATTCGGCCGTGATCGGTGGCACCGGGTGTACTACGACGCCGACGGCGACGTCACCTACGCCTTCCTGATTCAGGCCGGACCCTTCGTCCTCGTCGCCGCCCCCTCCGAGGTCGCCTGGGAGGAGCGTGTCGGCTGGACCGACCCGCTGGATCGGGTGTGGCTGTGGAGACCCTGACGTGACCCGGCAGTCGGCGCTCCCCTCGGCCAGCCGACAGATCTTCCTGATCGTCGGGACGTTCGCGGCCGTCGGCCTCGCGCTCGGCGTCGTCAGTTTCGTCGCCGCCGACTGGGCGCGGACCCTCTTTGTCAC
This window encodes:
- a CDS encoding DUF7313 family protein, producing the protein MQPLQFVVPVGALDALEPYIAHVVLALVVVNMLTRIRAHSVHAEQVEDGADELSRYLPHSLSTVALVVFSFVFLLIEPHGGMVMSVIAVGLFLTDFFEFESRQVEARNDMTFERPKGAVAASLLALLYAGYQSLFVFIQPIWNVIV
- a CDS encoding cytochrome bc complex cytochrome b subunit — encoded protein: MSENDTNTDESEAARTDGGGPGIVAPDDETPTWRERKERTTGLSRLTYEYFERARREDQDLRTESDYVERDVLAFPTWPHETVRNLSIVAFFTGMIFFLSATMPPHIGSPANPSSTPAIILPDWYLYWSFGLLKLGPLNPDLAILGGQKITADRTYGVLANVVVVGVIAIVPFLNKGSARRPVEQPFWSAVGVGGVVFALTISLLAVKNLMPMDVHLLFDLTFLLPVVAATVTYAVLKTMREGYMYDLNRRYYRLRPPK
- a CDS encoding sodium:solute symporter family transporter; translated protein: MVSAKALLGLLTVVLLAFATFGAWYARGRIGTIEDYITARNSTGGGTLTATLVASSMGAWILFSPAEAGAAFGGITAVAGYAAGSALALAAFAVVGPRIRELLPRGHSLTEYAYARYGSTMYAYVLVVSVAYMFVFLAAEFTGIASALSLIAGVPGWQTATVVGVTVLAYTGYGGLRASIVTDTVQTVLILPLLMVSVVVTIVALGGTDAAHAAIVDSSPELLTVGSATGLEFGAYVVVAVVGAEMLNQAWWQRVYAADGDQTLRRSFLVAAVAVVPMVFLAGVFGPVAVGLGLVETPADASISFFLVVTEVLPDAAVVAVAVLAVLLVVSSADTLFNAIASVVTADLPRLLDVSGDRLTATARGVTIVVAAAATVVGAQGYSVLTLFLLADLLAAATFVPLLHGLFSSRATSAGALTASALGLLVGLAFFPPARGVLPLSALPAASYFLSFLGAAGVSTVLTAGAARVGDERFDLDGLDREIRRLDDEPATDGSGGERS
- a CDS encoding DUF7321 family protein, with protein sequence MVRDATVATLAGLAVTASLPFYLYGAWIVLDNDTVTWNVLTRHLKYILVGLTLTTVPVVGWMVPRLADQFGGLAALHAVLGLQAYAMLVFALTGIVRIFQAKYEADLYRDPDPDVDLNDLHENMSAWRGRLRIGVFGYVLFWLGAYLVGVVRYVQLHLG
- a CDS encoding ATP-NAD kinase; translated protein: MDRRVPHGADATSRGDGLGIIRRGATVNVAVRGGDDAIAAAVGVSGASLVAEDGERPVDVVVAVGDNAIRSVVADPPDAPVLHVTADGGRHHVARDELDGALATIATGDGTRETHPVVGVRREGTLLARAVRDVALVTAAPASISEYAIAAGGTDLSSVRADGVAVATPFGSDGYAAAAGGAVLEAGTGVAVVPIAPFSTAPARRVVDPNAGLELSVKREGAVALLVDGVRRDTVDAGANLRVDRVGSLDVVTPGIG
- a CDS encoding cytochrome b yields the protein MSLEKKDEMDHKGWMKRKDLTPVEATFLTALIWMDKRLRIVDYLELLEDLYYKVNLQMPKSHTEQYDLDNKFWYWYPLYALGSFSTLAYVVAAVSGALLGFYYAPAQTGDPSTAYNSITFIMTDLQFGFMLRSIHRWSAQVMVAAVFLHMLRVYFTGAYKEPRELNWLLGIVLISLTMVFGYTGYLLPWDQLAFWAGQIGVEMSLSIPLAGEWIAQLLFGGFTLSQATLQRMYILHVFFLPFVVTALIAIHIGIVWVQGIAEPH
- a CDS encoding DUF7318 family protein gives rise to the protein MSSSGSTYGDIHRYEPARESTAAAIAIVLLTVIEVAFVFMFAYGLVSGWGLTETGNMFLGAILAVIFVDLAFVLALYRKEFLPDVVIVKKRRRKWEDLYIREEDVDGETIGDGAWDTVKRAVYPYYKR
- the nth gene encoding endonuclease III, with product MGTPLESREAQVAEVLDRLYDEYPDATISLTYSNRLELLVAVVLSAQCTDERVNEVTEDLFEKYTSAADYAAADVDELADDIYGITFHNNKAGYLQSMGERLVAEHDGEVPDTMDALTDLSGVGRKTANVVLQHGHDVVEGIVVDTHVQRLARRLGLTTEESPERIETDLMDVVPEDDWQQLTHLLISHGRGVCDARNPDCEACVLEEICPSSKLDSDVDLASGETWG
- a CDS encoding DUF7314 family protein, producing the protein MADEFIKGLGIFTGAGLGWLVLAGWYRTPSFESTRQLVSPVSPNPASTDLFNLLAIGLMDVLFWFALLGPLAFWVLLPAARRARDAVEDRRNA
- a CDS encoding DUF7319 domain-containing protein, with the protein product MADPSPSSTDGTDEAPATPPDEGTGADDTDDVEALRREVDEKYDFDNFGPSDMAEMSAEEWEAAFDPETWVVGTELLDRVEADLKSRIATREVFAVLERFEDEGEEKLVAYSDEGYAIVGPDGSVEGRGTVVRDVKPTVALCSMDSYDVPDAPEDVSLPAPSEVPEGTGQLGNNLLQVMAFAQLLAGLGLIGVWLFTDMVPTPGGYVNLVPPVVGLLFVGLGVFLFAIVANARLSDRFRAEEFRDRLRAVGVEDGDRPDFLPPLEEGSRTGAAAPEADDSGADSG
- a CDS encoding halocyanin domain-containing protein encodes the protein MKRRDFLRVAGGSAAVGTAAATATPATAQASFGGWMSDVGNYSEVADKTGQDEVTITVGAQGNGGNFAFGPPAVQIDPGTTVVWEWNGEGGQHNVVAEEGGEFESDLTAEAGFTFEQTLDSEGTIKYFCQPHRALGMKGVVVVGSLPDSGGGGGGGGGGGEVDLHTLGVPIQAHWVGGATILGIIVSLVFTFYVLKYGESPNTGTGRGE
- a CDS encoding GNAT family N-acetyltransferase produces the protein MDIREARAEDIEGIRTVAHHSLAASYGHALEDDIIAQAVERWYDEETLVDELDDTGTEFLVAVDDGRLVGFAQSYVVERRETVGEIDWLHVEPDNRGIGLGDRLLEAIEQRLLDHGVTRIEGRVLAANEAGTDFYENVDFEAIGERTVEIGGEPFVEKLYSKFPKSGGRQVLTEAATLPDDRQVYIALDESVRGSDGPFYSVYLDRDRSERYGYLCGNCDSFAVSMDTMGRVVCNDCENRRKPTRWDASYL
- a CDS encoding DUF7315 family membrane protein — protein: MTAPSDDDGTHGSAERPHNENGTETVSGTDADGRRDVVVPMRLYKTVTVFSTLIAIVGVVVGFVLLDAATIRLSLLRRLVIGVLGVVGIDPPSTLLSAVLAVAGLAAIAFGGGVYVLGTRFRARGMGNPQEDADESSDNG